The Pyricularia oryzae 70-15 chromosome 5, whole genome shotgun sequence genome includes a region encoding these proteins:
- a CDS encoding peroxin 24, translating to MDELSSHVLTQTNPSTPATSAADYRDDEVLEGGDGSPNKDKKRRSLRNFLKGGADMQDKLLEKLLQQIIPSDLDSAGGGLSFTGDGSPYSRPAFSLPTMSYNFRRFNTRIGVVFKGQIKLERLVTWRHPTRTLSFLAVYTLVCLDPYLLSVLPMVLLLTAVLVPSFIARHPDPPSAGSAPGLASGGGVSGTGANAASVHADDAARTRSYSSKQHTTYNPRGPPVAPARTVKPVKELSRDFFRNLGHLQNTMADFVTAHDAIVETMVPATNFSDEARSSALFVALFFASAVMSIAAHLLPWRLLLLVGGWAALISGHPAVHRRAAAYAARGRPKTEMTRAKTLLERFVDADIILDQAPETREVEIFELQRRNSGDADEWEPWKFSPTPYDPMSPSRLGGGNPPQGARYFEDVLPPEGWEWSEKKWALDLFSREWVEEGIITGVEVETEGERWVYDMYNENEGVTGVVEQPISSSDMARKGKGHTRTMTPSTVSWEEGFEGVGKRGEWRRRRWTRLVRRKKFAGTA from the exons ATGGACGAATTATCCTCACACGTTCTTACTCAAACCAACCCCAGCACCCCTGCGACGAGTGCAGCCGACTATCGGGACGATGAGGTGTTGGAGGGGGGTGATGGCAGCCccaacaaggacaagaaacGGAGGAGCCTCCGGAATTTCTTGAAGGGCGGTGCAGATATGCAGGATAAGCTTCTGGAGAA ATTACTCCAGCAGATCATTCCCAGTGACCTGGACTCCGCTGGCGGAGGTCTCAGCTTTACCGGTGATGGGTCACCATATTCGAGGCCGGCGTTCAGCCTGCCGACCATGTCTTACAACTTCCGCCGCTTCAACACTCGCATCGGCGTCGTTTTCAAAGGACAAATCAAATTGGAGCGTCTTGTCACGTGGCGTCACCCAACTCGCACCCTTTCCTTCCTGGCAGTATACACGCTTGTTTGCCTAGATCCCTACCTCCTTTCCGTCCTCCCTATGGTATTACTCCTTACCGCCGTCCTTGTCCCAAGCTTCATTGCCCGCCATCCAGACCCACCATCGGCCGGCTCCGCTCCAGGTCTGGCatcgggcggcggcgtgaGCGGCACCGGCGCCAATGCCGCCAGTGTCCACGCCGACGATGCGGCCCGAACCAGGAGCTACTCTTCCAAGCAGCACACCACGTACAACCCACGCGGGCCACCCGTAGCGCCGGCCCGCACTGTCAAGCCCGTCAAGGAGCTGTCCCGTGACTTCTTCCGAAACCTTGGCCATCTGCAAAACACCATGGCCGACTTCGTCACTGCCCACGATGCCATCGTGGAGACTATGGTGCCCGCCACCAACTTCAGCGATGAGGCTCGGTCGTCTGCCCTCTTTGTGGCTCTGTTCTTTGCCTCCGCCGTCATGTCCATTGCCGCCCATCTTCTTCCTTGgcgtctgctgctgctcgttGGCGGCTGGGCGGCCCTCATCTCGGGTCACCCTGCCGTTCACCGTCGCGCCGCTGCCTATGCCGCCCGTGGCCGGCCCAAGACGGAGATGACTCGCGCCAAGACTCTACTCGAGCGCTTTGTCGACGCCGACATCATACTCGACCAGGCGCCCGAGACCAGGGAGGTGGAGATCTTTGAGCTGCAACGTCGCAACTCCGGGGACGCGGACGAGTGGGAGCCCTGGAAGTTCAGCCCGACGCCGTACGACCCAATGTCACCGTCCCGTCTCGGCGGAGGGAATCCGCCGCAGGGCGCGCGCTACTTTGAGGACGTCCTGCCTCCCGAGGGCTGGGAATGGAGCGAGAAGAAGTGGGCGCTGGATCTCTTTAGCAGGGAGTGGGTCGAGGAAGGCATCATCACCGGAGTCGAGGTCGAGACGGAGGGTGAGAGGTGGGTGTATGACATGTACAACGAGAACGAGGGGGTCACTGGGGTGGTGGAGCAGCCTATCTCCTCATCTGACATGGCTCGCAAGGGGAAAGGGCACACTAGGACCATGACTCCGTCCACCGTGAGCTGGGAGGAGGGATTTGAAGGGGTGGGCAAACGTGGCGAATGGAGGCGTCGTAGATGGACGCGGTTGGTTAGGAGGAAGAAGTTTGCCGGTACTGCGTGA
- a CDS encoding geranylgeranyl pyrophosphate synthase produces the protein MLSSISPNTFLQSPNVIPPRTSSSGIHSNHIAPSKPALRPVPEGDWIAQSLKQQQASIASATAAAPATTRRMRKATSNTPPVDADPHMLNHQTQAPTRFDANRYATEDFNFTTTKKTWSEDKEKVVCGPFDYLLGQPGKDFRTQIIMAFNAWLEVPSESLELITHVVGMLHTASLLVDDVEDNSSLRRGLPVAHSIFGVPQTINSANYIYFAALQELKKLSNPEAVSIFAEELIHLHRGQGMDLFWRDTLTCPTEDDYLEMVGNKTGGLFRLGIKLMQAESAFPTDCIPLANLIGLIFQIRDDYQNLFSREYSNNKGMCEDLTEGKFSFPVIHSIRSNPANLQLLNILKQKTTDEGVKNYAVSYMEKTGSFEYTKKVLTVLIERARKVTDELDAGRGKCSGIHKLLDKMVVE, from the coding sequence ATGCTTTCCTCCATCTCACCCAACACCTTCCTCCAGTCACCAAACGTCATTCCTCCCCGAACTTCCTCCAGCGGCATCCATTCAAACCACATTGCTCCCTCAAAGCCGGCCTTGAGGCCCGTCCCCGAAGGCGACTGGATAGCTCAGAGCTTGAAGCAGCAACAGGCCAGCATAGCAAGCGCtaccgccgccgcgcccgcGACAACCCGGCGCATGCGCAAAGCCACCTCGAACACCCCGCCCGTCGACGCAGATCCCCACATGCTCAACCACCAGACCCAAGCGCCGACGCGCTTCGACGCGAACCGCTACGCCACAGAAGACTTCAACTTTACGACGACCAAGAAGACGTGGTCCGAGGACAAGGAGAAGGTAGTATGCGGGCCCTTTGACTACCTGCTCGGCCAGCCTGGCAAGGACTTTAGGACGCAGATCATCATGGCCTTTAATGCCTGGCTCGAGGTGCCGTCCGAGAGCCTCGAGCTCATCACGCACGTCGTGGGGATGCTGCACACGGCGTCGCTGCTGGtcgacgacgtcgaggaTAATTCGTCCCTGCGGAGGGGGCTCCCCGTCGCACACAGCATATTCGGCGTGCCTCAGACCATCAACAGCGCAAACTACATTTACTTCGCCGCGCTGCAGGAGCTCAAGAAGCTGAGCAACCCAGAGGCCGTCAGTATATTTGCAGAGGAGCTCATTCACCTGCACCGCGGCCAGGGCATGGACCTGTTTTGGCGTGACACCCTCACGTGTCCGACCGAGGATGACTACCTCGAGATGGTCGGAAACAAGACGGGCGGTCTGTTCCGGTTGGGCATCAAGCTCatgcaggccgagtcggcctTCCCCACCGACTGCATCCCGCTTGCCAACCTCATCGGCCTCATCTTCCAGATCCGTGACGACTACCAAAACCTCTTTTCGCGCGagtacagcaacaacaagggCATGTGCGAGGATCTGACCGAGGGCAAGTTCTCGTTCCCCGTAATCCACAGCATCCGCTCCAACCCGGCCAACCTGCAGCTGCTCAACATACTCAAGCAAAAGACCACCGATGAAGGGGTCAAGAACTACGCCGTATCATACATGGAGAAGACGGGCAGCTTCGAGTACACCAAGAAGGTACTGACGGTGCTGATTGAGCGCGCCCGCAAGGTCACGGATGAGCTGGACGCGGGGAGGGGCAAGTGCAGCGGCATACACAAGCTCTTGGACAAGATGGTTGTCGAGTGA
- a CDS encoding indoleamine 2,3-dioxygenase → MGSLEGLAPAPDFFVLDDAKPEDKSLQAFMVSKSRGFLPRMDPVVTLPSEFDPLESILNRMPVKTLSGEPGLLADGRLGDVVKAELPDLTEAMDKYKDDLPLMNALYRDYSFLASAYLLEPCHQRFIKGEEYGLGRDVLPANIARPIARCAELTGFKPFMEYAGSYALYNYKLVEPAKGLEYDNLRLIRAFEHGLDPLSSEAGFVLVHIDMVRNSGPLVTGVVEALDACKVAAPGTSRERREKVNSGLAKVLEAMKKINEVMDTMWQKSKPRSYTSFRTFIFGITSQSMFPNGVEYEGVSNGERWDFRGESGANDSIIPTCDLLLSLPLPTTPLTEILKDFRQYRPSNHRQWLEWVKNSSASYGLKQFALGLDKADDDNDEAALIQSRALWIQCLDRIREFRWRHWCFTREFILKQTSHPTATGGSPIVTWLPNQLTAVLDEMANVYEISTKNGEKLGEVVDDIMDLATRQRDTLAKEVAKYCEERGVDPAKQGLRV, encoded by the exons ATGGGTTCTCTCGAAGGCCTTGCCCCTGCACCAGACTTCTTCGTCCTAGACGATGCCAAGCCAGAAGACAAGTCCCTCCAAGCCTTCATGGTATCCAAGAGCCGAGGATTCCTTCCCCGAATGGACCCTGTCGTCACCCTGCCCTCTGAGTTCGACCCCCTCGAGTCCATCCTCAACCGCATGCCCGTCAAGACATTGTCAGGGGAACCAGGTCTCCTTGCTGATGGCAGGCTCGGCGACGTGGTCAAGGCAGAGCTGCCTGACCTCACCGAGGCCATGGACAAGTACAAGGACGACCTCCCCCTGATGAATGCCTTGTACCGTGACTATTCCTTCCTTGCCTCAGCATACCTCCTTGAGCCATGCCACCAACGCTTCATTAAGGGTGAGGAGTATGGTCTCGGACGGGACGTCTTGCCTGCAAACATTGCTCGTCCCATTGCCCGTTGTGCTGAGCT TACCGGCTTCAAGCCTTTCATGGAGTACGCCGGCTCATATGCTCTTTATAACTACAAGTTGGTTGAGCCTGCCAAGGGTCTCGAGTATGACAACTTGAGGTTGATCCGTGCCTTTGAGCATGGTCTCGACCCCTTATCCTCAGAGGCAGGTTTTGTCCTGGTACACATCG ACATGGTGCGCAACTCAGGCCCGCTTGTCACAGGAGTTGTGGAGGCGCTTGATGCCTGCAAAGTCGCCGCTCCCGGTACCTCCAGGGAGCGCCGCGAAAAGGTCAACAGCGGCTTGGCCAAGGTCCTCGAGGCCATGAAGAAGATTAACGAGGTCATGGACACCATGTGGCAAAAGTCCAAGCCCCGCAGTTATACCTCCTTCCGTACCTTCATCTTCGGCATCACCTCGCAGAGCATGTTCCCCAACGGAGTCGAGTACGAGGGCGTCAGCAATGGCGAGCGCTGGGATTTCCGCGGCGAATCAGGTGCTAATGATAGCATCATTCCTACATGCGATCTGCTACTTTCTCTTCCGCTACCGACGACGCCTTTGACCGAGATCCTGAAGGACTTCAGGCAGTACAGGCCCAGCAATCACCGCCAGTGGCTGGAGTGGGTCAAGAACAGCTCGGCCTCTTACGGCTTGAAGCAGTTCGCTCTGGGCTTGGACAAGGCCGATGATGACAATGATGAGGCAGCCCTCATCCAGTCCCGGGCATTGTGGATCCAGTGTTTGGACAGAATTCGTGAATTCAGGTGGCGCCACTG GTGCTTCACGAGGGAGTTCATCCTCAAGCAGACCAGCCACCCCACGGCCACTGGTGGTAGCCCCATTGTCACATGGCTGCCGAACCAGCTCACTGCTGTTCTTGATGAGATGGCCAATGTTTATGAAATCTCAACCAAGAATGGTGAGAAGCTGGGCGAGGTTGTAGACGATATCATGGACCTGGCCACCCGCCAGAGGGATACTTTGGCCAAGGAGGTTGCAAAGTACTGCGAGGAGCGCGGCGTTGATCCTGCCAAGCAAGGCCTGCGTGTCTAG
- a CDS encoding cell division control protein 14 translates to MDKLLNHAFDNLASYDGAKVRRGLRQVEGLLAPICLAPPVTKDSDVFNTNSAANQAGSPDQPAPRRTLAELAEDPAFRAFFRLQDSFEWNIISRLIDTLNNLLSRGAEGENDMLIVSALELMQGLLLLHPPSKILFMRDPSMNLLLDLLEPCNCPAIQKAAVLVLVTALIDTPQNTRTFERLDGLLTVTSLFKSRATSRDLKVKLMEFLYFYLMPETASIPRAELRERPSVPALLQRSPSKLAKAFSGDGTPERRSRADSGSAAILSTEEKQALLARHLSNVGDLVRDLRSCTPFGVIC, encoded by the exons ATGGACAAACTATTAAATCACGCCTTTGACAACCTGGCGTCATACGATGGCGCCAAGGTCAGGAGAGGACTGAGACAAGTCGAAGGTCTTCTCGCACCGATATGTCTTGCCccaccggttaccaaagatTCAGATGTTTTCAACACAAACTCGGCAGCAAATCAGGCGGGCTCTCCAGACCAGCCTGCACCTCGGAGGACACTTGCggagctggccgaggacCCAGCTTTCCGCGCATTCTTCCGGCTACAGGACAGCTTTGAGTGGAACATCATTTCCAGGCTCATCGACACGCTGAACAACCTGCTTTCCCGGGGTGCCGAGGGCGAGAATGATATGCTCATTGTCAGCGCGCTGGAACTGATGCAGGGTCTTCTGCTGTTGCACCCACCCAGCAAGATCCTCTTTATGCGGGATCCCAGCATGAAC CTACTCCTCGACCTCCTGGAGCCCTGCAACTGCCCAGCCATCCAAAAGGCCGCCGTCCTTGTCCTCGTTACAGCCCTGATCGACACGCCCCAGAACACTCGCACATTTGAGCGCCTCGACGGCCTCCTGACCGTCACGTCCCTGTTCAAGTCCCGCGCCACCAGCCGAGATCTCAAGGTCAAGCTCATGGAGTTCCTCTACTTTTATCTCATGCCCGAAACCGCCTCCATCCCTCGCGCCGAGCTCCGCGAGCGCCCTTCTGTGCCCGCCCTGCTGCAGCGCAGTCCTAGCAAGTTGGCCAAGGCCTTTAGCGGAGACGGCACTCCCGAGAGGAGGAGCCGCGCCGACAGCGGCAGCGCCGCGATCCTGTCGACGGAAGAGAAGCAGGCGCTGCTGGCGCGCCACCTTAGCAACGTCGGTGACCTGGTCAGGGACCTGCGGAGCTGCACGCCTTTTGGCGTCATTTGCTAA
- a CDS encoding CMGC/DYRK/DYRK2 protein kinase: MVRDSSAPAGWHPAEQSPTRNRGRTSQSPVTDHSLSRDTSDSPMLSASSSNNHSLFSFGRNGVQPPSDEVNENTPTSFDFLPSVNFDDLQSSLESASTDFKLTQFPSPTGQGSILEAHGMASTIPEKNNITQYGSSTRVAMSQTQPQVQTSTRIGTAGSIPRRPSNASTRSFAMPTSASTGSLASGPSIEGAPTAPAAMRARRQSHYPPVSNSNIAKPPRKSVGPGVLESEYGARNTARRRPSLTTSMERNMPSAGRSSIDEGARLIFGDPTRSSTSSRASKAKSVGPPPRVSQATLSPDTSIGSEHFPVGGTMPRSPRFPGQNSAKRQSVIPGVVATGLGARTISPTDSRRMKRMSLKAPPTSTPQVPTVQATVADARASSRSPSMLPRKTSTPSSSRTTPDPNRKSYSSGLSINSVNSFNTVRTSTGSMQRPAQNGTSRLPAPKALSVHNQANQEDEEDVPPVPAIPKAYESPKDSPAECSFLDKRKSTLVFDSSSIHSTSTASLSTYPSLEQPGKVSRKSSIRKVSHQNITLDLDKKGNVSQSKKNLQPLRLPPLTLGPLSTPTAAKIAALQEQGSAQSLSATPPPNRRNSKTPTTPMTASKSSFFSRHRHADKAEGANLRSSSSIYNIRTESPGQAIDTNSTDSIKAINVRQPAQKPSVSPYLSSSLPKGGLEGSGAFTQQRRTKTGNGFSNGADVSVGTTITQQRPSGPREPAASKPRAPKSPGPLSSPDEPPTPSSMSSLRRKLSLSWKRSASKASILAGGDKPFDQHATESMPPPRLPASSTMNQLAKKPPSPSSSSKANGNSSYLESRRRKSSASSLNAIVAQDRVRSDIWGSKNESGQSNTSDRPPLSHSSSVMQKILKPRAAPNTNRRQDVWTADLDKDDLIAEEEMRKFGSRRKETELAAKTLDALRKRASPKERVSPQDAIRIAMLNIYERGEIVDYNDIYFCGTQNAAKVVGDLKSSIPNFGYDDERGDYSIVPGDHLAYRYEIIDVLGKGSFGQVVRCIDHKTGVLVAVKIIRNKKRFHQQALVEVNILQKLREWDPKNKHSMVNFTHSFYFRGHLCISTELLDMNLYEFIKANAFRGFSLKLIRRFTKQMLSSLSLLKQHRVIHCDLKPENILLHHPLHSEIKVIDFGSSCFENEKVYTYIQSRFYRSPEVILGMTYGMPIDMWSLGCILAELYTGVPIFPGENEQEQLACIMEVFGPPEKHLIEKSTRKKLFFDSMGKPRLTVSSKGRRRRPSSKTLQQVLKCDDEAFLDFLARCLRWDPDRRMKPEEAIRHEFISGIKASAPLPRITARDGSPIKRHNTISTPRPLPEPPGGAGLKTGSNFARASPQKMITAGSRRASNMSTASTVSAATKRVSTGTGTLMMGSSNLPRAAGRSASAKQDLAAAGATAAMNRRA; the protein is encoded by the exons ATGGTGAGGGATTCTTCGGCTCCAGCTGGTTGGCATCCAGCAGAACAGTCCCCGACGAG GAACAGAGGAAGAACGAGCCAAAGTCCCGTTACCGACCACTCGCTGTCGCGAGACACCTCCGATTCTCCGATGCTCAGCGCGTCGTCCTCCAACAACCAttccttgttttcctttgGGAGGAATGGCGTGCAACCACCGAGCGACGAAGTAAATGAGAACACACCAACATCCTTCGATTTCCTGCCTTCCGTAAACTTCGATGATTTGCAGAGCAGTTTGGAGTCCGCATCCACCGACTTCAAGCTAACCCAATTCCCGTCGCCCACGGGTCAGGGTAGCATCCTCGAAGCTCACGGAATGGCCTCTACGATTCCCGAGAAGAACAACATAACGCAGTATGGCAGCAGTACACGCGTCGCCATGTCCCAGACTCAACCCCAAGTGCAGAcctcgacacgaattgggacGGCCGGGTCCATCCCCAGGCGGCCTAGTAATGCAAGCACTCGATCGTTCGCGATGCCCACCTCTGCGTCGACGGGTTCTCTTGCCAGTGGCCCCTCTATCGAAGGAGCTCCAACAGCCCCAGCTGCTATGCGAGCACGACGACAAAGCCACTACCCGCCAGTCTCGAACAGCAACATTGCCAAACCACCTCGAAAGTCGGTTGGTCCCGGAGTGTTAGAGTCTGAGTATGGAGCACGGAACACGGCACGTCGTCGTCCTAGTTTGACGACGAGCATGGAGAGAAACATGCCTTCAGCCGGAAGATCTTCTATTGATGAGGGGGCTAGGTTGATTTTCGGAGATCCCACGCGCAGTTCAACAAGTTCAAGAGCCTCTAAAGCCAAATCTGTCGGGCCTCCACCGAGGGTCAGCCAGGCTACCCTGTCCCCCGACACCAGCATCGGCTCCGAGCACTTTCCGGTCGGTGGCACGATGCCTCGATCTCCGCGATTTCCAGGGCAGAACTCTGCGAAACGGCAGTCAGTTATACCTGGCGTCGTGGCGACCGGGTTGGGAGCTCGGACCATCAGCCCAACTGATTCTCGACGCATGAAGCGTATGTCCCTAAAGGCGCCACCAACCAGCACACCACAGGTCCCAACTGTTCAGGCTACTGTGGCGGATGCGCGTGCTAGTTCCCGTTCACCGTCCATGCTTCCGCGCAAGACTTCGACACCCTCTTCATCTCGAACTACTCCAGATCCAAATCGAAAGTCATATAGCTCTGGTCTATCCATCAACTCAGTTAACAGCTTCAACACCGTACGGACGTCTACAGGCTCTATGCAACggcctgcccaaaatggcaCATCCAGGTTACCCGCGCCAAAGGCATTGAGCGTTCACAACCAGGCTAACcaagaggacgaggaagatgtACCTCCTGTTCCTGCGATCCCCAAGGCCTATGAATCACCCAAGGACTCGCCAGCCGAGTGCTCGTTCTTGGATAAGCGAAAGTCTACCCTCGTTTTTGACAGTAGCAGCATCCACAGCACCTCGACGGCGAGTTTGTCGACTTATCCATCCTTGGAGCAGCCTGGAAAGGTGTCGAGAAAAAGTAGTATTCGAAAGGTTAGCCACCAGAACATTACTCTGGATTTGGACAAGAAGGGCAATGTTTCGCAATCCAAGAAAAACCTTCAGCCTCTGCGGTTACCACCGCTCACCCTTGGTCCCTTGAGTACACCTACAGCGGCAAAGATCGCAGCTCTCCAAGAGCAGGGCTCAGCTCAGAGCCTCAGCGCGACTCCTCCACCGAACCGACGAAACTCAAAAACCCCCACCACGCCCATGACCGCGTCGAAGAGCTCATTTTTCTCGAGGCATCGACATGCTGATAAGGCAGAAGGAGCAAATCTCAGGAGTAGCAGCTCCATTTACAATATCCGGACAGAGAGTCCGGGACAGGCAATTGACACGAACTCGACAGACTCTATCAAGGCTATAAATGTTCGACAGCCGGCACAGAAGCCATCCGTGTCCCCGTATCTGTCTTCATCACTTCCCAAAGGTGGGTTGGAGGGTTCGGGAGCGTTCACGCAGCAAAGAAGAACCAAGACTGGCAACGGTTTCAGCAACGGTGCCGATGTCAGTGTAGGGACGACTATCACACAACAGCGCCCGTCTGGGCCTCGTGAACCCGCAGCAAGCAAGCCCCGTGCACCGAAATCTCCTGGCCCACTGTCAAGCCCCGATGAGCCACCGACCCCATCTTCGATGAGCTCGCTCAGGCGAAAGCTCAGCTTATCCTGGAAGCGTAGCGCATCAAAGGCGAGCATTCTAGCCGGTGGAGATAAGCCTTTTGATCAACACGCGACCGAAAGCATGCCGCCGCCACGCCTTCCAGCCTCTTCGACTATGAATCAGCTGGCAAAGAAGCCACCGAGCCCAAGTTCTTCGTCCAAGGCAAACGGTAACTCGAGCTATCTTGAATCTCGGCGACGCAAGAGTTCCGCCTCAAGTCTCAACGCAATTGTCGCGCAAGATCGTGTGCGCAGTGACATCTGGGGGTCCAAGAATGAGTCTGGCCAGAGTAACACCTCGGACCGCCCGCCGTTGTCTCACAGTTCTTCAGTGATGCAAAAGATTCTCAAGCCGAGGGCAGCACCAAACACGAACCGCCGCCAGGATGTTTGGACTGCGGATTTGGACAAGGACGATCTCATTGCTGAGGAGGAGATGAGGAAGTTTGGGTCGCGACGAAAGGAGACTGAACTGGCTGCCAAGACGTTGGATGCGCTGCGAAAGAGGGCTAGTCCCAAGGAGCGTGTGAGTCCGCAGGATGCCATCAGGATTGCCATGCTGAACATCTATGAGCGCGGTGAGATTGTGGATTACAACGATATCTACTTCTGCGGCACTCAGAACGCTGCCAAGGTTGTGGGTGATCTCAAGTCGTCCATTCCCAACTTTGGATATGATGACGAGAGGGGAGACTACTCCATTGTGCCCGGTGATCACCTGGCATACAGGTACGAGATCATTGACGTTTTGGGTAAGGGCAGCTTTGGACAGGTCGTGCGCTGCATTGATCACAAGACTGGCGTGCTCGTCGCCGTCAAGATAATCCGGAACAAGAAGAGATTCCACCAACAGGCTTTAGTCGAGGTCAATATCTTGCAGAAGCTGCGTGAATGG GACCCCAAGAACAAACACAGCATGGTCAACTTCACGCACAGTTTCTACTTCCGCGGCCATCTGTGTATCTCGACTGAGCTGCTGGATATGAACCTCTACGAATTCATCAAGGCGAATGCGTTCCGTGGCTTCTCGCTGAAGCTCATCCGGCGATTCACTAAGCAAATGCTGAGCTCTTTGAGCCTCTTGAAGCAGCACCGGGTTATTCACTGCGATCTCAAGCCGGAAAACATCCTCCTTCACCACCCACTCCATTCCGAAATCAAGGTCATTGACTTTGGTTCCAGTTGTTTCGAAAACGAGAAGGTATACACCTACATCCAATCAAGATTCTATCGCTCACCTGAAGTCATCCTGGGAATGACATACGGCATGCCCATTGACATGTGGAGCTTGGGCTGTATTCTGGCCGAGCTTTACACCGGAGTACCGATCTTCCCTGGTGAGAACGAACAGGAACAACTTGCTTGCATTATGGAAGTTTTTGGACCTCCCGAAAAGCACCTCATTGAGAAGAGTACTCGCAAAAAGCTCTTTTTCGATTCAATGGGCAAGCCCCGCTTGACAGTGTCTTCAAAGGGCCGCAGGCGTCGTCCCTCGTCGAAAACTCTCCAACAGGTCCTGAAGTGCGATGATGAGGCTTTCCTCGATTTCCTGGCCAGATGCTTGCGCTGGGACCCAGACCGTCGTATGAAACCTGAAGAGGCTATCCGTCACGAATTCATATCAGGCATCAAGGCTTCTGCTCCCCTCCCACGAATTACTGCCCGTGATGGATCCCCTATCAAGCGACACAACACCATATCCACCCCAAGGCCTCTACCTGAGCCCCCTGGAGGTGCAGGACTCAAGACTGGCAGCAACTTTGCGCGAGCTAGCCCGCAAAAAATGATCACGGCTGGTTCGCGGCGCGCGTCGAATATGTCAACAGCTAGCACCGTTTCAGCTGCGACAAAACGTGTCAGTACGGGAACTGGGACCTTGATGATGGGCTCGAGCAACCTCCCAAGGGCTGCTGGTCGCTCCGCTAGTGCCAAACAAGACCTGGCAGCCGCGGGGGCTACGGCCGCGATGAATCGCCGGGCGTAG